One Herpetosiphonaceae bacterium DNA segment encodes these proteins:
- a CDS encoding VOC family protein has protein sequence MTGTISGLHHITVISGNAQRNLNFYANVLGLRFIKKTVNFDDPS, from the coding sequence GTGACCGGCACCATCAGCGGCCTTCACCATATCACCGTGATCAGCGGCAACGCCCAGCGCAACCTGAACTTCTATGCCAATGTCCTGGGGCTGCGCTTCATCAAGAAGACGGTTAACTTCGACGATCCGAGCG